A single genomic interval of Chrysemys picta bellii isolate R12L10 chromosome 8, ASM1138683v2, whole genome shotgun sequence harbors:
- the SEC22B gene encoding vesicle-trafficking protein SEC22b has product MLRWLFPATSVVEASQRVAAGWQADRQAGRQGVRGAEQRQRLPGWSGADMVLLTMIARVADGLPLAASMQEDEQSGRDLQQYQSQAKQLFRKLNEQSPTRCTLEAGSMAFHYVIEKGVCYLVLCEATFPKKLAFAYLEDLHSEFDEQHGKKVPTVSRPYSFIEFDTYIQKTKKLYIDSRARRNLGSINTELQDVQRIMVANIEEVLQRGEALSALDSKANNLSSLSKKYRQDAKYLNMRSTYAKLAAVAVFFIMLIVYVRFWWL; this is encoded by the exons ATGCTGCGCTGGCTGTTTCCGGCCACCTCAGTAGTAGAGGCCAGTCAGAGGGTGGCAGCTGGCTGgcaggcagacaggcaggcaggcaggcagggtgtgCGCGGGGCCGAGCAGCGGCAGCGGCTCCCGGGTTGGAGCGGCGCAGACATGGTGCTGCTGACTATGATCGCGCGGGTGGCGGACGGGCTTCCCCTGGCCGCCTCCATGCAGGAGGATGAGCAG TCAGGTCGGGACCTGCAGCAGTATCAGAGCCAAGCTAAACAGCTTTTCCGGAAGTTGAATGAACAGTCGCCTACCAGATGCACCCTAGAAGCAGGATCCATGGCTTTCCA CTACGTTATTGAGAAAGGGGTATGTTACCTGGTATTGTGTGAGGCCACCTTCCCCAAGAAGCTGGCCTTTGCATATCTGGAGGATTTGCATTCCGAGTTTGATGAACAGCATGGAAAGAAGGTGCCGACGGTCTCCAGGCCTTATTCCTTCATTGAGTTCG ACACTTACATCCAGAAAACCAAAAAACTCTACATTGACAGCCGGGCAAGAAGGAACTTAGGCTCCATCAATACAGAGTTACAGGATGTGCAGAGAATCATGGTGGCCAACATTGAAGAAGTCTTACAGCGAGGAGAGGCGCTGTCAG CTTTGGATTCCAAGGCCAACAACTTGTCCAGTTTGTCTAAGAAGTACCGTCAAGATGCAAAGTATCTTAACATGCGTTCCACCTATGCCAAACTGGCAGCTGTAGCTGTGTTTTTTATCATGTTAATAGTCTATGTGAGGTTCTGGTGGCTGTGA